The Nitrospirota bacterium genome includes a region encoding these proteins:
- a CDS encoding 50S ribosomal protein L25: protein MERISLNANVRKESGKGVARGLRRSGRIPAVLYSKGKSTSISLDPAKVKKLIMLGHAESTLIDLKLEGTVEKTGKVAILRDYQKDPLTGELLHADFFEVSMDEKIRVTVPIELTGKTPAGVAEGGLLQLISREVEIECLPSLIPDNIQADASALGIGDSLHVRDISIPEGIRFVSDQEQVVLTIVAPVSQEKLQELLTTPAPGEGTKEPELIKKPVKEGEKVAEKEGKA from the coding sequence ATGGAAAGAATATCATTAAACGCAAATGTCAGGAAAGAAAGTGGTAAGGGAGTTGCAAGGGGCCTCAGGAGGAGCGGCCGCATCCCTGCAGTTCTGTACAGTAAGGGTAAGTCAACAAGCATCAGCCTTGATCCTGCAAAGGTAAAGAAATTAATCATGCTTGGGCACGCTGAGAGCACCCTTATTGATCTGAAGCTGGAAGGAACAGTTGAAAAGACTGGCAAGGTTGCTATCCTGCGTGATTATCAGAAGGACCCCCTTACAGGAGAACTTCTGCACGCAGATTTCTTTGAGGTGTCAATGGATGAAAAGATCAGGGTTACTGTTCCGATCGAGCTTACAGGGAAGACTCCGGCAGGTGTTGCAGAAGGTGGTCTCCTCCAGCTCATAAGCAGGGAAGTTGAGATAGAGTGCCTTCCGTCATTGATACCGGACAATATCCAGGCAGACGCATCAGCGCTTGGGATAGGGGACAGCCTCCATGTCAGGGATATAAGTATCCCTGAGGGGATCAGGTTTGTTTCTGACCAGGAGCAGGTCGTTCTTACGATCGTTGCGCCTGTGTCTCAGGAAAAACTGCAGGAGCTGCTGACTACGCCAGCCCCTGGCGAGGGGACGAAGGAGCCTGAACTTATAAAGAAGCCTGTCAAGGAAGGTGAAAAGGTTGCTGAGAAGGAGGGCAAGGCCTGA
- a CDS encoding aminoacyl-tRNA hydrolase, with product MKLIVGLGNPGDKYKDTRHNTGFLVIEKLAAYHSIKIREESRLYLSGKGKIAGNDVMLAMPMTYMNRSGDGVRELMRYYRLSPSDLILIYDDLDLDSGQMRIKTKGGSGGHNGCASVIAAIGTEEFIRIRIGIGRPAAGADITGYVLSKFSGTETHVIELALENAADAVRMIVAGDLVGVMNKYN from the coding sequence CTGAAGTTGATTGTCGGACTTGGCAATCCCGGAGACAAATATAAGGATACGAGACACAATACCGGTTTTCTGGTTATAGAAAAACTTGCAGCATATCATTCTATTAAGATCAGAGAAGAGAGCAGGCTGTACCTGTCAGGGAAGGGGAAAATAGCCGGCAATGATGTAATGCTCGCAATGCCCATGACCTATATGAACAGGAGCGGCGACGGTGTTAGAGAGTTGATGAGATATTACAGGTTATCGCCGTCAGACCTGATCCTTATTTATGATGACCTCGATCTGGATTCCGGTCAGATGAGGATAAAGACAAAAGGCGGCAGCGGAGGCCATAATGGTTGCGCATCGGTAATCGCTGCTATCGGCACTGAGGAGTTCATAAGAATCAGGATAGGGATAGGCAGGCCGGCCGCTGGTGCTGATATAACAGGATATGTGCTGTCAAAGTTTTCAGGGACTGAGACACATGTTATTGAATTGGCACTGGAAAATGCGGCTGATGCGGTAAGGATGATCGTTGCCGGTGATTTAGTTGGGGTGATGAATAAGTATAATTAA